The Glycine soja cultivar W05 chromosome 8, ASM419377v2, whole genome shotgun sequence genome has a window encoding:
- the LOC114421761 gene encoding disease resistance protein At4g27190-like: MSGVEVVAPLVGEVGALGVGELHTTIASSRNLDDNYNILLKDMEKLLAIKKDKEREIQRNNHKDTTNAYKLWTNRVSDAAEEVQKLKVKYKEKMLPWWRIRRRSRLSEKMVKKSNCVRELVKDECLRDFLVDKPPEPVLKELNVPRISGYPTLQDALENTLGLLRNNKIKVIGVCGTKGVGKTTIMRNLNNNEEVAKLFEIVIFVKATTDDHMLQEKIANRLMLDIGTNKEHSDDVARRIHKELEKKKYLLILDEVEDAINLEQLGIPTGINGSKVVIATRFPRVYKLNRVQRLVKVEELTPDEAWKMFRDTVHAFNPKIDSLDIQPIAQLVCQRCSCLPLLIYNIANSFKLKESASSWSVGLEDLKPWPELQNQGLQELYSCLKFCYDELKDKKKQKCFLYTSLYPVDSKVYTDYLVECWAAQGLLGDINDKRSYRSARNCGIDILEHLANVSLLEKGESMIYVNMNHCMRQLALHISSKDPECSFYLQDGEESENLSNSKAWQQSRWVSMRQLLDLPTRQDRSMVLTLLLRKNPKLTTIPQTFFENMSSLLLLDLYGSMITQLPSSLSKLTGLRGLFLNRCELLESLSSEIGSLQFLEVLDIRDTKVTFIPLQIGCLTNLRCLRIPFVASEDDAQNVHVISKLHRLEELTIQVISYEQWCNDAENVLQHVASLENVTDLRCCFPSSIILREFLSRSKSWSCKQQNSFRFFVGCQNSRRPQILESFEYKITNYLRYCNGGQEDDSAIIEVLPKTDAFELVCHKDIKKLSNFAGIVCLERIRGLLIKKCNKVLTIVSADTSSNTMNGIQIETRVILPNLEKLYLENLLNLKCVFRGPLHSGTFSKLHTLSLKNCPSLREIFSNGAIQHFSELQNLKLEDCSKIEILISKDIEPEKDVLPKLEMLLLVNLPNFNTICSTHTLAWSSLELLRIHNCPKLKTLPLDSDNAVNLKSIKGQQEWWDELEWTNNDEVYQRLQPIFAASNEYFS; encoded by the coding sequence ATGTCGGGGGTTGAGGTTGTCGCCCCTCTTGTTGGAGAGGTGGGAGCGCTTGGGGTTGGAGAATTACATACTACAATTGCATCTTCCAGAAACCTTGATGACAACTACAACATTTTGCTCAAAGACATGGAGAAGCTACTTGCAATAAAGAAGGATAAAGAGAGGGAGATTCAAAGAAACAACCACAAAGACACCACTAATGCTTACAAGCTTTGGACAAACAGGGTATCAGATGCCGCAGAAGAAGTGCAGAAGCTGAAAGttaaatacaaagaaaaaatgCTACCCTGGTGGCGTATTCGTCGACGTTCACGTCTGAGTGAAAAGATGGTGAAGAAGAGCAACTGTGTTCGTGAACTTGTGAAGGATGAATGTTTAAGAGATTTTCTTGTTGATAAACCACCAGAGCCTGTCTTAAAGGAGTTAAATGTCCCACGGATAAGTGGATATCCAACCCTTCAAGATGCCTTGGAAAATACTCTGGGTTTGCTAAGAAATAATAAGATTAAAGTCATTGGAGTGTGTGGAACTAAAGGGGTGGGGAAAACAACAATAATGCGGAACCTAAACAACAATGAAGAGGTTGCTAAACTGTTTGAAATTGTCATTTTTGTGAAAGCCACAACTGATGATCATATGCTTCAAGAGAAAATTGCTAATCGGTTGATGCTGGACATAGGAACCAACAAGGAGCATAGTGATGATGTTGCTAGAAGAATACACAAAGAGCTAGAAAAGAAGaagtatttattgattttggaTGAGGTTGAGGATGCCATCAATTTGGAGCAGTTGGGAATTCCAACTGGCATCAATGGCAGTAAGGTTGTAATTGCCACTCGATTCCCTCGAGTTTATAAGTTGAATAGGGTGCAGAGGCTCGTCAAAGTCGAGGAGCTAACTCCTGACGAAGCATGGAAGATGTTCAGAGACACTGTTCATGCCTTTAATCCTAAAATTGATTCCCTTGACATTCAACCTATAGCCCAACTTGTATGCCAAAGGTGCTCTTGTCTTCCACTTCTCATTTACAACATAGCGAATTCTTTTAAATTGAAAGAGTCTGCTTCAAGTTGGTCGGTGGGACTTGAAGATCTTAAACCTTGGCCAGAACTTCAAAATCAAGGTTTACAAGAGTTGTACTCATGTCTGAAATTCTGTTATGATGAACTCAAAGATAAAAAGAAGCAGAAATGCTTTCTATACACTTCACTGTATCCTGTAGATAGCAAGGTTTACACTGATTATTTAGTGGAGTGTTGGGCAGCACAAGGTTTACTCGGTGATATAAATGACAAAAGGTCATATCGAAGTGCACGCAATTGTGGTATTGACATATTAGAACATCTTGCTAATGTCTCTTTACTAGAGAAAGGGGAATCAATGATATATGTCAACATGAATCATTGTATGAGGCAACTTGCATTACACATATCCTCCAAAGATCCTGAGTGTAGCTTTTATCTCCAAGATGGTGAAGAATCTGAAAATCTCTCAAATTCAAAAGCTTGGCAGCAGTCTAGGTGGGTCTCTATGAGACAATTGCTTGATTTACCAACACGCCAAGATCGCAGCATGGTTTTGACATTGTTGCTGCGAAAAAATCCCAAACTAACTACAATACCCCAAACTTTTTTTGAGAACATGAGCAGTCTACTTCTGTTAGACTTGTATGGTAGCATGATTACACAACTGCCATCGTCTTTATCAAAATTGACTGGTCTAAGGGGTTTATTCTTGAACCGTTGCGAGCTCTTGGAATCATTATCATCTGAAATTGGATCACTTCAATTTCTAGAGGTCCTTGACATACGAGATACTAAAGTAACTTTCATACCTCTACAAATTGGATGTTTGACTAATCTAAGATGCCTGCGAATCCCATTCGTTGCAAGTGAAGATGATGCTCAAAATGTTCATGTGATTTCAAAGCTTCATAGGTTGGAAGAATTAACCATTCAAGTCATATCCTATGAACAATGGTGCAATGATGCTGAAAATGTTTTACAACATGTGGCTTCTTTGGAAAATGTAACAGATCTCCGATGTTGTTTTCCCTCCTCAATCATTCTTAGAGAATTTCTTTCAAGAAGTAAATCATGGAGTTGTAAGCAACAAAATTCATTTAGATTCTTTGTGGGTTGCCAAAATTCAAGGCGACCTCAAATACTTGAATCTTTTGAGTACAAAATTACTAATTATTTGAGGTACTGCAATGGTGGACAGGAGGATGACTCGGCAATTATTGAGGTACTACCAAAAACTGATGCATTTGAATTAGTTTGCCATAAAGATATCAAAAAGTTGTCAAATTTTGCTGGCATAGTGTGTTTGGAACGCATTCGTGgtcttttgattaaaaaatgcaacaaaGTTTTAACAATTGTGTCAGCTGATACAAGTAGCAACACCATGAATGGAATCCAAATAGAAACAAGAGTCATCTTACCAAATTTGGAGAAATTGTATTTGGAAAATTTGCTCAATTTGAAATGTGTTTTTAGAGGTCCCTTGCACAGTGGAACCTTTTCCAAATTGCATACTTTGTCATTGAAGAATTGTCCATCACTGAGAGAAATTTTCAGCAATGGAGCAATTCAACATTTTTCAGAACTTCAAAACCTGAAACTTGAAGATTGTTCAAAAATTGAAATACTGATCAGCAAAGACATTGAACCAGAAAAGGATGTGCTTCCAAAACTAGAAATGCTTCTGCTGGTTAACTTGCCTAACTTCAATACTATATGCTCAACTCATACATTGGCTTGGTCCTCTTTGGAGCTGTTAAGGATACATAACTGTCCTAAGTTGAAAACTTTACCACTAGACAGTGACAATGCAGTCAACTTAAAGTCCATTAAAGGGCAGCAAGAGTGGTGGGATGAGTTGGAGTGGACAAACAACGACGAGGTGTATCAGCGGTTGCAACCCATCTTTGCTGCCTCCAATGAGTATTTTTCTTAG